The following DNA comes from Hyalangium minutum.
TGTTTTGTGTTCTCAGCCGAAGAACCGCACCGTAGACAACGCGATTCGGGACGTGTGAGTGGATGCTAGGCATTTCTCTCATCCCCGTGAGCAAGTCCTAGCCACTGCGTGACTCCATCAAGGCACGGCAGGGCCAAAAGCTTTCACACAGAGATGCCCCTCAGGGACAGCCGTGGGACTGATGCCAGTAGAAGGCGCGGTGGAGCAAGACCGCCGAGAGCAGGTAGGCCACGACCAGCCCCGCCAGCAGCAGTCCCAGCAAAGGTGGGAGGGGGATGAAGCCGAACCAGGCACCCAGGGCCGTGAAGGGCAGCACGTTGGCCACGACGATGGCCCCCAGGGATGACAGCAGGAGCCAGCCCGAGGGCCGGCTGCGCAGCGGGTTGCGATGGGTGCGGATGATGAAGATGACGAGCACCTGCGTGGTGAGCGACTCCATGAACCACGCCGTCTGGAACAGCGGGGCCTCGGCCTTGAAGAGCAGCAGCAGGACGGCGAAGGTGGCTGCATCGAACAGCGAGCTGAGCACGCCGAACAAAGCCATGAAGCGCTGTACCGAGCGCAGATCCCACCGGGGCGGCTGCGCGAGCTGCTCCGGGTCCACCTCATCCAGCGGGATGGCCAGCTCGGACAAGTCGTAGAGCAGGTTATTGAGGAGGATCTGGATGGGGAGCATGGGCAAGAACGGCAGCAGCATGGAGGCGCCCGCCATGCTCAGCATGTTGCCGAAGTTGGAGCTGGTGCCCATGCGGATGTATTTCATGACGTTGCCGAAGGTCCGCCGGCCTTCCTCCACGCCTTCCTGGAGCACGGCCAGATCCTGCCGCAGCAGCAGCAGATCCGCCGCCTCGCGGGCCACATCCACGGCGCCGTCCACGGAGATGCCCACATCCGCGGCATGCAGCGAGGGTGCGTCGTTGACGCCATCCCCCAGGTAACCCACCACGTGCCCGCGCCCGCGCAGCGCGCGGATGATGCGGCTCTTTTGCGCGGGAGAGACGCGGGCGAAGAGGGTGGTTTGCTCGGCCCGCACCCGGAGCGCCTGCTCATCCAGCGCCTCCAGCTGCCGGCCGGTGAGCACCTGCTTCACGGGGAGCCCCAACTCGCGGCAGACATGTTGCGCGACGCGCTCGTCATCCCCCGTGACGACCTTCACCTGAACGCCGCCTCGGGTGAGCGCCTCCAGCGCGGGCCGCGCGCTCTGCTTGGGTGGATCCAGGAACGCGGCGAAGCCGGCGAGGGTGAGCTCCACCTCGTCTCCGGTGCGCGCCACCTGCATGTCCGGAGGCTCCTCTCGCCAGGCGGCGGCGAGCACGCGGAACCCCTGCTCTCCCAGCTCCGCGAAGCGCGCCTGCACCCGGGCCCGCGCCGCGGCATCCAGGGGGTGTTGGGTGCGTCCCTCGTCCTCTTCATAGTGGGTGCAGAGGGGCAACAACTCCTCGGGAGCCCCCTTCACCACCAGCAGCCGATGACCCTCGCGCTCCAGCAACACGGAGACGCGGCGGCGCTCGAAGTCGAAGGGCACCTCGTCCACCTTGCTCCAACCGGCAGGCTGTACCTCCTGGTGCGCGAGGATGGCCTCGTCCATGGGGCTGCGCAGCCCGGTCTCGAAGTGGCTGTTGAGCCAGGTCAACTCCAGCACCCGGGCGCACTCGCGGCCCGTGGCGTCCTCATGCTGCTCCAGGCGGATGCATGCCTCCGTGAGCGTGCCCGTCTTGTCCGTGCACAGCACATCCATGCTCCCCAGGTCGTGCACCGCGCTCAGCCGCTTGACGATGACATGCCGGGACGCCATGCGCAGCGCGCCGCGCGACAGCGTCACGGAGAGGATCATGGGCAGCAGTTCGGGAGTGAGGCCCACCGCCAGCGCCACGGAGAAGAGGAAGGACTCCAACAGGGGCCGGCGCGCGTGCACGTGCACCAGCAGCACCACGAGCACCAGCAGCACCGTCAGCCGCATCAGCATCAGCCCGAAGCGGCGCATCTCCAGCTCGAACGCGGTGGAAGGGGCGCGCTGGGCCAGTGAGTGGGCAATGGCGCCCACCGAGGTCCTCGTGCCTGTGTTGAAGATCACGGCCCTTGCCGTCCCGCTGATGACGGAGGTGCTCATGAAAACGGCATTGCGCGCCTCGGTGGGGCCGGCGTCCGGGGGGGCCTCACCCGTGGCCTTCTCCACCGGGTAGGACTCACCGGTGAGGAGCGCCTGGTTGACGTAGAGGTCCCGGGACTCCAGCAACCGCGCGTCCGCGGGCACCAGGCTGCCGGCCTCCAAGAGCACCACATCCCCGGGGACGAGCGTGGCGGAGGGGAGCTCCTGCTCCGTCCCATCTCTCAGGACCCGGGCTCGCGGGGCCACCATGTGCCGGAGCTTCTCCGCTGCATCCCCGGCGCGGTGCTCCTGGAAGAAGTCCAGCGTCACGCTGAGCAGCAGGATGGTGGCGATGATGGAGGCGCTCGTCAGATCACCCGTGAGCGCCGAGGCGACGCTGGCCGCCAGCAGCACCAGCACGAGCGGCTCCCGGAAGCGCGCCAGAAACTCCACCACGGGGAAGCGCCGGGTGCGCCGCTCAGGGGTGTTGGGGCCGTAGCGCTCGAGCCGGGCCTGGGCCTCGGTGCTCGTGAGCCCCGAGGAGCTGCTCCCGAGCCGCGCCAGCAGTGCCTCGGCGGAGCCGCTCCAGGCGGGGAGGGCTTCAGGAGCAGAGGGGGAAGAGGGGCGCCTGTCACCCATCCTGCTTCTCCTCGGGGACGCTCCCTCGGAGAAGCAAGAGGCCAACAGGCAAGGGGAGCCAGAGGGTGAAGCCGCGCAGCAGCAGGGTGCCGGTGAGCGCCGTCTCGAGCGGAACTCCGAGGTAGTTCAGCATCCCCACGCAGGCGGCCTCGAAGGTGCCGACACCGCCGGGGATGATGGACACCGTCTCCGCCACGGAGGCCAGCATGAAGCTGACGAGCACGGTGCTCGGCAGGGCGGTGTGCCCCAGTGCCCGGAGCGTGGCGCCTAGGGTGGCGGCGTCTAGGAGGAAGATGGCCAGCGAGAGCAGGGTGCCCTCGGCGAGCAGGCGCGGGTCGCGCAGCAGCCGGGGCGGTACCTGAGAGAGGGTGCGCAGCAGGGGCTCGAGCCCTGGGATGCGCCGGATCCACCGGGCACCCAGCCAGCTCTGGCGCCGCGTCAGCCAGAGGGTGGTGGCAGGGACGATGGCGAGCAGGATGGAGAAGCTGGCGGCCAGCCACTTCACCAGAGGATTCAGCTCGCGCCGGTACCAGAGGAAGAGGAGGCTGATGCCCAGGGCGAGGGCCTGCGCGGCGTAGAGGCACAGGTTGGTGATGATCACCGAGGCGGCGGCCGCGCTGGCGGAGGCGCCCTCCCGCCGGAGCCCTCGTGCGACGACCAGGGAGCCGCCCAGCCCCGCGCTGGGGAAGATCTGATCAAAGGAGAGCTTCATGATGGACAAGCGAGCCAGGGAGAGCAGCGGAGCGTGAACCCCGGTGCGCAGCAGCACGCGCCTCCAGAGCACCGCGGCACACAGATAGGTGCCCACCTGGAACCCAGCGCCCACGAGCAGCCAGGCGGGACGGGCCTGGAGAAAGAGCTGGGCGAGCTTCTCCTCCTCGGCATAGCGCGTGAGCACGAAGACGAGGAAGGCCGCGAGCACCAGCACGCCCGGCACCCATCCCCAGCGCCTGCGCCTGGAGGGCGTGGGCAGGGGAGGGAGCATGTCCCCCGGCCGGAGCTGGGCTGCTATACCGGGCTTCACCCGCACCTCCTGGAGTCGGCTCTCAAGATGAGGCCGCCGGAGGCGGGGTGCAGCAGCGCTCGGTCCCCCCGGCACGCAGCGGGTGGAACGCGGGCCGGAGGGGCTGCCCGCGCGCCAACCTCAACGCACGCGCGTCAGCGTCACGCAGCCCAGGAAGCGCGCCTTGCCGATCCGCTCCAGCGTGTGCCGGGCCGCGGAGAAGTGCGTGGACCCCAGTGGCACGCACAACAGCGCGCGCTCGCAGGCCAGCGCTACCTCGAGCCCCACCGGGTTCGTGAGGACCGAGTCGATGCAGGTGACGGTCCTCCCGCCCTGCTCCATGTACGAGCGGATGTCTCGCACGAGACGGGCGGCGGCTCCCGGCGGCAGGCCCTCGGCGTCGATCAGGCGGAGGGGCTTCTCGCGGTACTGCTTGCCCACCGAGAGGATGGCCTGCCCCGCTGCCAAGCCGGAGGTCCCCGGCTGCGCGGGTACCACCACCAGTGAGGACCACGGCTCGCGCTGGGTGAGCAGCGTCCACAGGTGGAGCAACTCGGTGGGAACCGGCTCCGCGGGAGCTGGGGAGAGCTCGCGGGGGAACGAGGGCGCTTCCGGGGCGAGGGGCAGCGGGGTGTACATGGGCCCGTCCAGTTCTTGATGTCGAATCTCAGGTGTTAGCTGGCACCACTTCCCGTAATGACCACGGGCACTGTCTTCAAGATCAGCCGCAGGTCTGTCAGCAGGGTCCAATTGTCGATGTACTGCATGTCCAAGTACATCCACTCGTCGAAGGAGATCTGGTTGCGGCCGGAGACCTGCCAGATGCAGGTGAGACCTGGGCGCACTGACAGACGCCGGCGCTGCCATGCAGCGTATTTTTCCACCTCCTTCGGAAGCGGCGGGCGCGGGCCTACCACGCTCATCTCACCGCGCAGTACATTGATCAGCTGCGGCAGCTCGTCGATGGAGTACTTGCGGATGAAGCGGCCGATCCGAGTGATTCTCGGGTCGTTCTTGATCTTGAACACGGGGCCGGTCTGCTCGCTGAGCGCCTCGAGCTTGGCGCGCAGCTCCTCGGCGTTCACCACGCCAGATAGCCCGCGACGTGGCGGCGGCCTCGCTTCCGCAGCGCCACGCCAGTCAGCCGGCCCATGGCGCCCACACCGAGGATGAGCGCCTCGTCTTCTCGAGGGGCCTCGCGCACCGCCAGCCAGCGGAACACCCTCTGCCGTAAGGCCCCCCACTCCAGGCTGCCCACGGAAGACTGTGGCCCAGCAGCACCGTGGAACCCAGCTGCGTTCCCATTACCAGGAGCAGGTCCACGAACAGGTTCAGCTTGGCGACAAAGCCACGAGCTGGCCGACCGTTCTCCGCCAGGGGCAAAGGTATGGGAGGAGGCTCCGGCGGGTAGTCCGGCAGGGGCCGATGTGCAGTGTTGGTATGCATGGGTCGCCGCTCCCTCGCGGGGGGCCAGAGCACTGCTTGTGCCAGCCGTGCTCTCTCACCTATGCGCACCCTCGAAACGTCTGTTGGCCACTCCAGCGCGTGCTGGCGCCTGAAGGTGGGCTGCGGCGAAGCCCTTACGCCCGCGTTCAATGCCGACGCAGGGACGTCAGAAAGAGACGCTCCAAGGACTGACGCCAAGTCCCTGGAGTTACAGCGGCTTCTGGCACATCGTCCCAGAGGACGGGCGGTTTGCAGAAGCACGGAGTGGGCCGATTTCTCGGGCCTGGCACAGCAGGAGAAGCCGGAAACGAATACCGTCCTCTTCCTGGGCCGCTTCGTGAAGCCCTAGGCAGACCGTGAGCGCGGCGGTCAGGCCATCCCGCGCTGCTGGCGGGCCCACGTCTCGAAGCTCATGGGAGAGAGACCGTAGGATCGGGCGATCTCGGGTCGTGCCAGCACCGGGGCGACGTTCATGTACGTCAGTCCCTGCGCCACACCGGGATGCAGGCCGGCGGCGACGGCCTCCTCGACCGTGCCCACCTGCACTCGTACTCCTTGCCGTCGAGGCGCGAGAGTATCTCGGCGATCTGAGGAAGCGTGAGCAGGTCGCCGGCGAGCTGCAGCGTCACACCTTTGAACCTGGCGGGATCGTTGATCGCCGCCGCGGCTGCCTTGCCGATGTCCTCCGGGGCGATGAGCCCAATGGGCCGATCAGTCCTGATCACCGTGACCAACTGGCGCCCGTCGGCGAAGCCGGCGGGATCGAACATGGGCTGGTCCATGAAGGTGGCGGGCAGGATGAGGGTCCAGTGCTCGAAGCCGGCGTTGCGCACGAGCTCGCAGGTAGCGAGCTTGTTCTCCCAGTAGTCCTCGTGGGACTTCCAGCGACCCTCGGCCCAGCCCTCGACGTTGCGGTGGTCGCCGACGCCCGATGTCGCGGTGTGCACGAACGTGCCGACGCCTTCGGTAAGCGCGGCCTCGACGAGGTTTTTTCCCTGCTCGCGCTCCTTGCTGTAGTCAACGCCGGTCGCGGAGAGAATGGGCGACTGCATCGAGAACACCGCCCGTGTCCCCGCGCAGGCGGCGCGCAGCGATCGCGGATCGTCGAGATCCCCGATGACCACCTCGGCGCCGGCCGCCGCGAGGGCCTTCGCGTTCGGCGCGTCCGGGTTGCGCACCATTACCCGCACCGATGTGCTGCCTTCGGCCAGCAGCGCCCGGGCGGTGGCGCCGCCCTGTCGCCCTGTGGCGGCGGTGACGAGAACGGGATCGCTGCTGCTCATGCGGGCCTCCTGTAAGTGGGGTGCCCCACCGTTTAGACTTCGGTGGCAAGATATGGAGGGCCACCCCGTTTGTCGAGGAGAGGATCTCCGTGGATCGTGTGAAGACGTTGCGAGCGGACGGCCGACGCAACCGAGAGCGGATCGTCGCCGCCGCCGCAGAGCTGGTCGCCAGGGATGGCGCGCAGGCGTCGCTCGAGGAGATCGCGCGGCGGTCGGGGGTGGGCTCCGCGACCCTGCACCGGCACTTCCCGTCGCGGCGGGCGCTGTTGGAGGCGGTATTCCGCGCCGGCGTCGCGCAGCTCTGTGCGCGGGCCGCCGTGCAGCCGGGCGAGGACCCCGGCGCTGAGCTGGCTGCCTGGCTCGAGGAGCTGACAGTCTACACGGCGACCCACCGCGGACTTGCCGCTGCCCTGCTGGCCGGCCCGGATGGCCTCTCGCCAGAAGAGCTCTGCTGCACCGACATGCTGCTCGACGTGATGGAGGTTCTGGTGGCACGGGCCTCGTCTGTGGGCGCGCTTCACGCCGTCGCCACGACGAAGGACCTGATGCTCTTGGCGAACGCGATTGCCGTCGCCACCGAAGACGATCCGGCCACCGCGAGCCGGCTGCTGCGCCTCGCGCTCACCGGCATACGGTCTGAAAACCGGAACGGTCCCCCTTCTCGGCCGGGCCGGGCTCGGGCGCCGACGAAGAAGTAGGCTCTCGCGCTCTCCGCTGTCGACGGAGAGCGCGCCCGCCGCGTCAACTACCCTCCAGGCCCCATGCCCTGCCACCGCTTGGAGGCCTTTGAGAAGGCGCCCAGGCTCAGGCCGCCGCGCTCAGCGAAGTCCAGGTGCCTTGCGCAGCGCTCAGGCAGTCCCCCAGGAAGCGCAGGTAGCAGTCCAGCCCCTTGGCGCCGATGGATGCCAACTTGTGGGCATGCGCAGGCTCTGGGGTGATGGCCTCCTCCATCATCCGCTCATTGAGGGCCGTGTGGCCGACATCCACCGCGGCGTGCTCCTTGAGGAAGGAGAGCTGATCCATGGCCTCGCGTCCGAGCACCCGGGTGACTTGCGCGAGGATTCGCGGCACCAACTCCACCGCCAGGTAGCCCACCTCGTACTCGATGGCCGCCTGGCCGATCGGCAGATCGCTCGCGATCGTGTCGTCATGCAGCTGACGGTAGGCCCGCATCGCCTCCGTGGGGGCCTGGGTGATCAGCGCATCCGCGTCGAGCTGCTGCGCGTAGCGCGTGTTCCAGCGGCGCACCAGCACGCGCGTGTCCTCGATGGTCATCAGGTGGTGTCCGGCCTCGTGCCGCGAGTGGGTGATGAGCCCCCGGCCGAGCTTCTCCTGCCCCAGCGCGATGCAACGCTCGCCCGCGCCGCGGATCCATCCTTCTACGGGCTCGGTCATGTACGCCCCGCGCGCGGACCACTCGATCATGAAGCGCTCCAGCAGGGCGGGGGAGATATCGGGGGACAACAGGGTGCGCACCACCGGCTCCGTCTCCAGCCGGGCGCGGGTCTCCAGGACGTGAGGCAGGTACATCGTCTTCATCAGGTTCATGACAGCTCCTTCTCAGCGGAGGTGGGCAGACGGCCTGCTGTCTGCGTGTGGATGTGCTCCAGGAAATCGGGGGCGAGCTCCGCGGCGATGAGCCAGAGGTACGGCCGCGCAGCGCCATGAGCGACGTGGCTGTTGAGCCCGTCCTCTTGCATGAAGACGAAGGTGTCGCGGCCGCGGCTTGCGTACCACTGGCGCGCCGCGTCCAGCAGCGCC
Coding sequences within:
- a CDS encoding NmrA family NAD(P)-binding protein, yielding MSSSDPVLVTAATGRQGGATARALLAEGSTSVRVMVRNPDAPNAKALAAAGAEVVIGDLDDPRSLRAACAGTRAVFSMQSPILSATGVDYSKEREQGKNLVEAALTEGVGTFVHTATSGVGDHRNVEGWAEGRWKSHEDYWENKLATCELVRNAGFEHWTLILPATFMDQPMFDPAGFADGRQLVTVIRTDRPIGLIAPEDIGKAAAAAINDPARFKGVTLQLAGDLLTLPQIAEILSRLDGKEYECRWARSRRPSPPACIPVWRRD
- a CDS encoding TetR/AcrR family transcriptional regulator: MDRVKTLRADGRRNRERIVAAAAELVARDGAQASLEEIARRSGVGSATLHRHFPSRRALLEAVFRAGVAQLCARAAVQPGEDPGAELAAWLEELTVYTATHRGLAAALLAGPDGLSPEELCCTDMLLDVMEVLVARASSVGALHAVATTKDLMLLANAIAVATEDDPATASRLLRLALTGIRSENRNGPPSRPGRARAPTKK
- a CDS encoding lysylphosphatidylglycerol synthase transmembrane domain-containing protein yields the protein MKPGIAAQLRPGDMLPPLPTPSRRRRWGWVPGVLVLAAFLVFVLTRYAEEEKLAQLFLQARPAWLLVGAGFQVGTYLCAAVLWRRVLLRTGVHAPLLSLARLSIMKLSFDQIFPSAGLGGSLVVARGLRREGASASAAAASVIITNLCLYAAQALALGISLLFLWYRRELNPLVKWLAASFSILLAIVPATTLWLTRRQSWLGARWIRRIPGLEPLLRTLSQVPPRLLRDPRLLAEGTLLSLAIFLLDAATLGATLRALGHTALPSTVLVSFMLASVAETVSIIPGGVGTFEAACVGMLNYLGVPLETALTGTLLLRGFTLWLPLPVGLLLLRGSVPEEKQDG
- the mgtA gene encoding magnesium-translocating P-type ATPase, whose product is MGDRRPSSPSAPEALPAWSGSAEALLARLGSSSSGLTSTEAQARLERYGPNTPERRTRRFPVVEFLARFREPLVLVLLAASVASALTGDLTSASIIATILLLSVTLDFFQEHRAGDAAEKLRHMVAPRARVLRDGTEQELPSATLVPGDVVLLEAGSLVPADARLLESRDLYVNQALLTGESYPVEKATGEAPPDAGPTEARNAVFMSTSVISGTARAVIFNTGTRTSVGAIAHSLAQRAPSTAFELEMRRFGLMLMRLTVLLVLVVLLVHVHARRPLLESFLFSVALAVGLTPELLPMILSVTLSRGALRMASRHVIVKRLSAVHDLGSMDVLCTDKTGTLTEACIRLEQHEDATGRECARVLELTWLNSHFETGLRSPMDEAILAHQEVQPAGWSKVDEVPFDFERRRVSVLLEREGHRLLVVKGAPEELLPLCTHYEEDEGRTQHPLDAAARARVQARFAELGEQGFRVLAAAWREEPPDMQVARTGDEVELTLAGFAAFLDPPKQSARPALEALTRGGVQVKVVTGDDERVAQHVCRELGLPVKQVLTGRQLEALDEQALRVRAEQTTLFARVSPAQKSRIIRALRGRGHVVGYLGDGVNDAPSLHAADVGISVDGAVDVAREAADLLLLRQDLAVLQEGVEEGRRTFGNVMKYIRMGTSSNFGNMLSMAGASMLLPFLPMLPIQILLNNLLYDLSELAIPLDEVDPEQLAQPPRWDLRSVQRFMALFGVLSSLFDAATFAVLLLLFKAEAPLFQTAWFMESLTTQVLVIFIIRTHRNPLRSRPSGWLLLSSLGAIVVANVLPFTALGAWFGFIPLPPLLGLLLAGLVVAYLLSAVLLHRAFYWHQSHGCP